From the Candidatus Krumholzibacteriota bacterium genome, one window contains:
- the mraY gene encoding phospho-N-acetylmuramoyl-pentapeptide-transferase: MLYHLLYPLKEYFFAFNVFKYITFRAAYATVTALVMSFVIGPRMIGWLAKMQIGQRIRVDVPERHSSKEGTPTMGGVLIIAATIIPTLLWANLNNPYIQLVLVVTLWIGLIGFWDDYLSVVKKRAKGLVGKYKLFGQLLFGAALGVFLYFTPIIQENATSTAIPFVKDTYLDWNIFYIPFVMLVVTGTSNAVNLTDGLDGLATGVTIFCFLSFAILAYLSGHAVFADYLNIFYQKGSGELAVYCMSVVGASMGFLWFNTHPAKIFMGDTGSLALGGALGTIAVLLKSEFLLLIIGGIFVIEAASVILQVISFKLRGKRIFKMAPLHHHFELKGWSEEQVVVRFWILAALFMLIGMSTLKLR, translated from the coding sequence ATGCTCTATCACCTTCTCTATCCGCTGAAAGAATATTTCTTCGCGTTCAATGTTTTCAAATACATAACTTTCAGAGCCGCTTACGCGACTGTTACAGCTTTGGTTATGAGTTTTGTTATAGGTCCCAGAATGATAGGGTGGTTGGCGAAGATGCAAATTGGACAGAGAATCAGAGTAGATGTTCCAGAGCGGCATTCAAGTAAAGAAGGTACACCCACGATGGGGGGAGTATTAATTATAGCCGCGACAATAATTCCCACTTTACTTTGGGCAAACCTTAATAATCCTTATATTCAGCTTGTTTTAGTAGTTACGTTATGGATAGGGTTAATTGGATTCTGGGATGACTATCTTAGCGTAGTAAAGAAACGAGCCAAGGGTCTTGTCGGTAAATATAAGCTTTTTGGCCAGCTGCTCTTCGGAGCGGCACTTGGAGTATTTCTCTATTTCACACCCATTATACAGGAGAACGCGACCAGCACAGCTATTCCTTTCGTTAAAGACACATACCTGGATTGGAATATTTTTTATATTCCTTTTGTGATGCTTGTGGTTACCGGTACTTCGAACGCGGTTAATTTGACTGACGGGCTCGACGGTCTCGCGACAGGTGTTACTATATTTTGTTTTCTGTCGTTTGCGATTCTCGCGTATCTCTCGGGGCATGCCGTTTTCGCCGATTATCTGAATATATTTTATCAGAAGGGCAGTGGAGAGCTTGCTGTATATTGTATGTCAGTTGTCGGAGCGTCTATGGGTTTTTTATGGTTTAATACTCATCCCGCTAAGATTTTTATGGGGGATACAGGTTCTTTAGCTCTAGGCGGAGCGCTTGGGACAATCGCCGTTCTGCTTAAAAGCGAGTTTCTGCTGTTGATAATCGGGGGCATTTTCGTCATTGAAGCCGCTTCAGTTATATTGCAGGTAATTTCCTTCAAACTCAGGGGGAAGAGAATATTTAAAATGGCGCCTCTTCATCACCACTTTGAACTGAAAGGCTGGAGTGAAGAGCAGGTAGTTGTGAGATTCTGGATTCTAGCCGCTCTCTTTATGTTGATTGGAATGAGTACTCTGAAACTAAGATAA
- the murF gene encoding UDP-N-acetylmuramoyl-tripeptide--D-alanyl-D-alanine ligase: protein MGRETYNGERPLTGAVEGVSIDTRRECSGTLFVAIEGENNDGHDYLEDAVTSGAKALLVSKNKRDKCAGLEVPVFEVEDTVKALQRISSDYKDKIGVRSVGVTGTTGKTETKEMLTSMLAEKYRVHATPGNYNNHIGLPLTILGMDEETEILVIEMGASRSGEIKLLAGIGKPDIGVITNIGPGHLEFFRSLKGVAEAKSELISSLSEENRAVLPADDDFFEFLKEKTKADVVSFGFSDDAQWSPEEVESVNGGGYKFILGGQAMRINSYGRYHLLNAAAATAAASCLDVSISDIAGAIGDFRAVERRGRIFNVGGIVFVNDSYNSNPLSLKSSVEAFMEMPVEGRAWLVLGDMLELGPKSGDLHREVGKFCGRAGVYGLITMGKKSVEISREASIQSKAPDIISHFMDIVKLSRYLNELLKEGDAVLIKGSRNMGMWKLIDEIEILRETPKRRVD from the coding sequence ATGGGGCGGGAGACCTATAATGGTGAAAGACCTCTGACGGGGGCTGTGGAAGGAGTTTCGATAGATACAAGGCGTGAATGCAGTGGAACTCTTTTCGTTGCCATTGAAGGGGAAAATAACGACGGCCATGATTATCTTGAAGACGCGGTTACCTCAGGCGCGAAAGCGCTTCTCGTTTCGAAAAACAAGAGAGATAAATGCGCGGGACTGGAAGTACCTGTATTTGAAGTCGAGGATACGGTAAAGGCTCTTCAGAGAATATCTTCTGACTATAAAGATAAAATAGGAGTTCGATCGGTAGGTGTTACGGGCACCACCGGTAAAACAGAAACAAAAGAAATGCTTACTTCAATGCTCGCCGAGAAGTACAGGGTCCACGCGACCCCGGGAAATTATAATAATCATATAGGGCTTCCTTTAACAATATTGGGTATGGATGAAGAAACAGAAATTCTCGTAATTGAAATGGGAGCCAGCCGCAGCGGTGAGATAAAGCTCCTTGCCGGCATAGGTAAACCGGATATTGGCGTCATAACGAATATCGGCCCCGGTCATCTTGAATTCTTCAGGTCTTTAAAGGGTGTCGCAGAGGCAAAATCGGAATTAATAAGCTCATTATCTGAAGAAAATAGAGCGGTATTGCCGGCAGATGACGATTTCTTTGAATTCCTGAAAGAGAAAACCAAAGCGGATGTCGTCAGTTTCGGTTTTTCTGATGACGCCCAGTGGTCTCCTGAGGAAGTTGAATCAGTAAATGGAGGGGGATATAAGTTTATCCTCGGAGGTCAGGCTATGCGGATAAATAGTTATGGGAGATACCATCTATTGAATGCGGCAGCCGCGACGGCGGCTGCTTCCTGCCTTGACGTTTCAATTTCCGATATTGCCGGTGCCATAGGCGATTTCAGGGCAGTTGAGAGAAGAGGAAGGATATTCAATGTGGGGGGGATTGTATTTGTAAATGATTCGTATAATTCCAATCCCTTGTCGCTAAAATCTTCTGTTGAAGCTTTTATGGAGATGCCCGTAGAGGGCAGAGCGTGGCTCGTGCTGGGAGATATGCTGGAACTGGGACCTAAAAGCGGAGACTTACACAGAGAAGTTGGAAAATTTTGCGGCAGGGCGGGAGTTTATGGATTGATTACTATGGGGAAAAAAAGTGTCGAAATTAGCAGAGAAGCATCTATTCAGAGCAAAGCGCCGGATATTATCAGTCATTTCATGGATATAGTTAAGTTGTCCCGTTATCTGAATGAATTGTTAAAAGAGGGAGACGCTGTATTAATTAAGGGATCGAGAAATATGGGAATGTGGAAGTTAATCGATGAAATTGAAATACTCAGGGAAACTCCAAAAAGGAGAGTTGACTGA